Proteins encoded in a region of the Gulosibacter sediminis genome:
- a CDS encoding Fur family transcriptional regulator yields the protein MTTTHERAAPEAWAARIREVGLRVTPRRVALLEALAEHPHSTVDEVHVRASSAVPHLTKQAVYVSLGDFEHHGLVRRIDPPNSPARYETRTDDNHHHLVCDNCGTIVDVDCSVGAAPCLHPADDAGFEVHLAEVTYRGLCADCLVERNAARQANQTTPSTPTEEQE from the coding sequence ATGACCACCACGCACGAGCGCGCCGCACCGGAGGCCTGGGCTGCGCGCATCCGCGAGGTCGGACTCCGTGTGACGCCGCGTCGCGTCGCGCTGCTCGAGGCACTTGCCGAGCATCCGCACTCGACGGTCGACGAGGTGCATGTGCGCGCATCGTCCGCGGTGCCGCACCTCACGAAGCAGGCGGTTTACGTGAGCCTCGGCGACTTTGAGCACCACGGTCTCGTGCGCCGCATTGACCCGCCGAACTCGCCGGCCCGGTACGAAACGCGCACCGACGACAACCACCACCACCTCGTGTGCGACAACTGCGGCACGATCGTCGACGTCGACTGCTCGGTCGGCGCCGCGCCGTGCCTGCACCCGGCCGACGACGCCGGCTTCGAGGTGCACCTCGCCGAGGTGACCTACCGCGGCCTCTGCGCCGACTGCCTGGTCGAGCGCAACGCCGCTCGCCAGGCCAACCAGACCACCCCATCCACCCCTACCGAAGAACAGGAGTGA